From a single Rosa rugosa chromosome 7, drRosRugo1.1, whole genome shotgun sequence genomic region:
- the LOC133720721 gene encoding protein SRC1 — translation MAGIIHKIGDALHIGGEGKDKEQHKEGEHHKEGEHHKKEGEHYKDDHKKHEDEHYKDDHKSKGHDEHHKDDKKKKKKNKDKKKEDGHSSSSDSD, via the coding sequence atgGCAGGAATCATCCACAAGATCGGAGATGCGCTCCACATCGGAGGAGAAGGCAAAGACAAGGAGCAACACAAGGAGGGAGAGCACCACAAGGAGGGCGAGCACCACAAGAAGGAGGGCGAGCACTACAAGGATGACCACAAAAAACACGAGGACGAGCACTACAAGGATGACCACAAGAGCAAGGGCCACGACGAGCACCACAAGGAcgacaaaaagaagaagaagaagaacaaggacAAGAAGAAGGAGGACGGCCACAGCAGCAGCAGCGACAGCGATTAG